The Apium graveolens cultivar Ventura unplaced genomic scaffold, ASM990537v1 ctg628, whole genome shotgun sequence genome has a window encoding:
- the LOC141703159 gene encoding BRI1 kinase inhibitor 1-like: MEVQNFQKKVSRADKMDAKASPASPPSSSSSPTHEFSFTISLHQPSLTHDRVLNQSPPPFSNSAIDLSPADNIFFHGHLLPLHLLSQFPIISPQNSSTNSLDIFTLPIRDLLIEEEDETILNEEISSNDTDNNIKLHENFNDSSAEAQGRSKSKAFSLFSLSKWRKGRQADREKDDQETRHDKKKLKFDVVNQVLKKYMKMVRPLLSFRSSAESRRSSSPIVTRRFQNQPHSFSGSTSSRKEDQFRVRRRRREFSAPASMRTSPANSGPLTPNGAFSPTSDSTMEELQAAIQAAITHCKNSIAMEEKAKWQN, from the coding sequence ATGGAAGTTCAGAACTTTCAGAAGAAAGTATCAAGAGCAGACAAGATGGATGCAAAAGCATCTCCTGCCTCTCCACCATCTTCTTCTTCATCTCCTACACATGAATTCTCCTTCACAATCTCCTTGCACCAGCCTTCATTGACTCATGACAGAGTGCTCAATCAATCTCCACCTCCATTCTCCAACTCTGCAATTGATCTTTCTCCGGCCGATAACATATTCTTCCATGGTCACTTGCTTCCTCTGCATCTCCTCTCTCAGTTCCCCATAATTTCCCCTCAAAACTCATCCACAAACTCTCTAGACATCTTCACTCTCCCAATAAGAGACCTACTCATAGAAGAAGAAGATGAAACAATATTGAACGAGGAAATCTCCTCGAACGACACGGACAACAACATCAAATTGCATGAAAATTTCAATGACAGCAGTGCAGAAGCACAAGGCAGATCAAAATCCAAAGCATTCTCCTTGTTTAGCCTATCAAAATGGCGAAAAGGGCGTCAAGCTGACAGAGAAAAAGATGATCAAGAAACAAGGCATGACAAGAAAAAGCTTAAATTCGACGTAGTAAACCAAGTACTAAAAAAGTACATGAAAATGGTTAGGCCATTATTGTCATTCAGATCATCAGCTGAATCAAGAAGATCATCTTCACCAATTGTTACCAGGAGATTTCAGAACCAACCACATTCGTTCTCGGGGAGCACAAGCTCAAGAAAGGAAGATCAGTTTCGagtaagaagaagaagaagagagttCTCTGCACCAGCTTCCATGAGAACATCTCCAGCAAACAGTGGACCTCTTACACCAAACGGAGCTTTTTCGCCCACTAGTGACAGCACAATGGAAGAATTGCAGGCTGCTATTCAAGCTGCAATCACTCACTGTAAGAACTCCATAGCCATGGAAGAGAAGGCTAAGTGGCAAAATTAA